The Bos indicus isolate NIAB-ARS_2022 breed Sahiwal x Tharparkar chromosome X, NIAB-ARS_B.indTharparkar_mat_pri_1.0, whole genome shotgun sequence genome has a window encoding:
- the ATP6AP2 gene encoding renin receptor — protein sequence MAVLVVFLSFLVADVFGNEFSILRSPGSVVFRNGNWPIPGERIPDVAALSMGFSVKEDLSWPGLAVGNLFHRPRATVMVMVKGVDKLALPPGSVISYPLENAVPFSLDSVANSIHSLFSEETPVVLQLAPSEERVYMVGKANSVFEDLSVTLRQLRNRLFQENSVLTSLPLNSLSRNNEVDLLFLSELQVLRDISSLLSRHKHLAKDHSPDLYSLELAGLDEIGKHYGEDSEQFRDASKILIDALQKFADDMYNLYGGNAVVELVTVRSFDTSLVRKTRNILETKQVKDPSTTYNLAYKYNFEYPVVFNLVLWIMIGLALTLIVTCYNIWNMDPGYDSIIYRMTNQKIRMD from the exons ATGGCTGTGCTCGTCGTGTTCCTGTCCTTCTTGGTGGCGG atgTCTTTGGGAACGAATTCAGTATATTAAGATCACCAGGGTCTGTTGTTTTCCGGAATGGAAATTGGCCTATTCCAGGAGAGCGAATCCCAGACGTGGCTGCattgtccatgggcttctctgtgAAAGAG GACCTTTCTTGGCCGGGCCTTGCAGTAGGTAACCTATTCCACCGTCCTCGGGCTACTGTTATGGTGATGGTGAAAGGAGTGGACAAGCTTGCTCTACCCCCAGGCAGTGTCATTTCGTACCCTTTGGAGAAT GCAGTTCCTTTTAGTCTTGACAGCGTGGCAAATTCCATTCACTCCTTATTTTCTGAAGAAACTCCTGTGGTTTTGCAGTTGGCTCCCAGTGAGGAA AGAGTGTACATGGTGGGGAAGGCAAACTCAGTTTTTGAAGATCTCTCAGTAACGCTCAGACAGCTCCGCAATCGACTGTTTCAAGAAAACTCTGTTCTCACTTCACTTCCCCTCAATTCTCTGAGTAGGAACAATGAA GTtgatctcctttttctttctgaactGCAAGTGCTACGTGATATTTCAAGTTTG TTGTCTCGACATAAGCATCTAGCCAAGGATCATTCTCCTGATTTATACTCACTGGAGCTAGCAGGCCTGGATGAAATTGGGAAACACTATGGGGAAGACTCTGAACAATTTAGAGATGCCTCTAAGATCCTTATTGATGCTCTGCAAAAG tttgcagatgacatgtaCAATCTCTATGGTGGGAATGCAGTGGTAGAGTTAGTGACTGTCAGATCATTCGACACATCCCTTGTGAGGAAGACGAGGAATATCCTTGAGACAAAACAAGTG aaGGACCCCTCAACTACCTATAACCttgcatataaatataattttgaatatcCCGTGGTTTTCAACCTGGTACTTTGGATAATGATCGGCTTGGCCTTGACTCTGATTGTCACCTGTTACAATATTTGGAACATGGATCCTGGATATGATAGCATCATTTATAGGATGACAAACCAGAAGATTCGAATGGATTGA